The Sylvia atricapilla isolate bSylAtr1 chromosome 12, bSylAtr1.pri, whole genome shotgun sequence genome has a segment encoding these proteins:
- the CES2 gene encoding cocaine esterase, giving the protein MSPSPIALLCALFCSVAFLVCGAEGQSGAEPEVTTALGRLRGTQTNVKGTDKLVNVFLGIPFAKAPLGSLRFSPPEPPEPWTGLRDATSHPPLCPQDLSLLKTAEKNFKEKHLAFQTSEDCLYLSVYSPAGSSKKDKLPVMVWIHGGNFLFGGAARYDGSALSAYENVVVVIIQYRLGLLGFFNTGDEHARGNWAYLDQVAALRWVQGNIEHFGGDPASVTLFGISAGSCAVFAHVLSPLSKGLFHKAISESGIIIPPSKNLQLSTDLEKIASVFKCETSDSLSLLNCLRKQEAEHIVLKSKEISFLPLVLDGVFLHKPPEEILAGKEFNAVPYMIGVTNHEFGWNIRSTSKMRGLREIGDRKSIASTVEVFLPMIDVPSDLLPMIIDEYLGDTEDPAELRDGFLDLMGDMAIVMPAIKALNYHRESGAPTYFFEFQHRSSAYWDSKPDYVKADHGDEVSFVFGGPFLAGEIQLCSEVTEEEKNLSRTLMKYWANFARNGNPNGEGLVEWPSYNLNEEYLQINLQQKKDRKLKEKKVEFWKKVILEKANTKSIQNKKFKLEL; this is encoded by the exons ATGTCTCCGAGCCCCATCGCCTTGCTTTGCGCCCTGTTTTGTAGCGTAGCCTTCCTCGTGTGCGGGGCAGAAG GACAGAGTGGTGCTGAGCCAGAAGTGACTACTGCACTTGGACGGCTCAGAGGGACACAGACAAATGTGAAGGGAACAGACAAGCTTGTGAATGTTTTCCTTGGAATTCCTTTTGCAAAAGCCCCTCTTGGATCATTGAGGTTTTCCCCACCTGAACCACCTGAACCCTGGACTGGTCTGAGAGATGCAACTTCTCACCCACCACT ctgTCCTCAAGATCTGTCCTTGttgaaaacagctgaaaaaaactttaaagaaaagcacCTTGCATTCCAAACGTCTGAGGACTGTTTGTATCTCAGTGTTTACAGCCCTGCTGGCTCAAGCAAGAAGGACAAGTTACCT GTAATGGTGTGGATCCATGGAGGCAATTTTTTATTTGGGGGTGCTGCTCGGTATGATGGCTCTGCACTGTCAGCCTACGAGAATGTTGTGGTGGTAATAATTCAATACAGACTGGGACTCCTTGGATTCTTCAA CACGGGTGACGAGCACGCCCGCGGGAACTGGGCGTACCTGGACCAAGTCGCGGCTCTTCGCTGGGTGCAGGGAAATATTGAGCACTTTGGTGGAGACCCAGCATCTGTCACTCTCTTTGGGATATCTGCAGGATCTTGTGCTGTCTTTGCACAT GTGTTATCTCCTTTATCTAAGGGTCTCTTTCATAAAGCAATATCAGAGAGTGGAATTATAATTCCCCCCAGTAAAAATTTACAACTTTCAACAGATCTTGAG aaaattgcCAGTGTCTTCAAGTGTGAGACAAGCgattccctctccctgctgaaCTGCTTGAGgaagcaggaagcagagcacaTAGTCCTAAAGAGCAAG gAAATCTCATTTCTACCCTTAGTTTTGGATGGAGTGTTTCTTCATAAGCCGCCTGAAGAGATACTGGCTGGAAAAGAGTTCAATGCAGTCCCATACATGATAGGAGTCACCAACCATGAATTTGGCTGGAACATTAGATCA ACATCAAAAATGCGAGGTTTGAGGGAAATAGGAGATAGAAAATCAATTGCCTCGACTGTAGAGGTTTTTCTACCAATGATC GATGTACCCTCAGATCTTCTGCCCATGATCATAGATGAATAtctgggggacacagaggacCCTGCAGAGCTACGGGATGGATTCCTGGACCTGATGGGGGACATGGCAATTGTCATGCCAGCCATTAAAGCACTGAATTATCACAGGG AGTCTGGAGCTCCTACCTACTTCTTTGAATTCCAGCACCGGTCCAGTGCGTACTGGGACAGCAAACCAGACTACGTGAAGGCTGACCATGGGGATGAAGTTAGTTTTGTCTTTGGGGGGCCATTTCTGGCCGGGGAGATCCAGCTCTGCA gTGAAGttacagaggaagagaagaatcTCAGCAGAACTCTGATGAAGTACTGGGCTAACTTTGCTCGAAATGG AAATCCTAATGGAGAGGGTCTGGTCGAATGGCCATCTTACAACCTAAATGAAGAATACTTGCAGATAAATCTACAgcaaaagaaagacagaaagttGAAAGAGAAGAAGGTAGAATTCTGGAAAAAAGTGATCCTTGAAAAGGCAAATACCAAAAGCATCCAGAACAAGAAGTTTAAATTAGAGTTATAG